From the genome of Biomphalaria glabrata chromosome 17, xgBioGlab47.1, whole genome shotgun sequence, one region includes:
- the LOC106064108 gene encoding FMN-dependent NADPH-azoreductase-like: MANKLRAILFLGSTREGRFGLRVAKFMQKQLENKHFNVDVFDPLHLKFPLLERTIYSYEDRSKLPKWMVECDDKVKAADAFVVLSTEYNHSIPPALSNMLDHFAASHFAYKPSAIVSYSYGIYGGMRAAMQLRSFLSELGTPSVSNIFGIPEVHKALDESGQPLNEHMVPGAELIIKQLDWMARAMKNHRDAYGIPK; encoded by the exons ATGGCCAACAAACTTAGGGCAATTTTATTTCTTGGATCGACGAGAGAAGGACGCTTTGGGTTACGAGTAGCGAAATTTATGCAGAAACAGcttgaaaataaacatttcaatgTTGACGTTTTCG ATCCTTTACATTTGAAATTTCCACTTCTGGAAAGAACCATTTACTCTTATGAAGACAGGAGTAAATTACCAAAGTGGATGGTGGAATGTGATGACAAGGTCAAGGCTGCTGACGCCTTTGTGGTGTTATCCACTGAGTACAACCACAGTATTCCTCCTGCCCTGAGTAATATGTTAGATCATTTTGCAGCCAGTCATTTTGCTTACAAACCAAGTGCAATAGTTTCTTATTCTTATG GAATCTACGGAGGTATGAGAGCAGCCATGCAGCTGAGATCTTTTCTAAGTGAGCTAGGCACACCCAGCGTCTCCAATATTTTTGGCATCCCAGAAGTCCACAAAGCCCTTGACGAGAGCGGCCAACCTTTAAATGAACACATGGTCCCCGGGGCTGAGTTGATAATCAAACAATTAGACTGGATGGCCAGAGCCATGAAGAATCACAGAGATGCCTATGGTATACCAAAATAA